A genomic window from Populus nigra chromosome 7, ddPopNigr1.1, whole genome shotgun sequence includes:
- the LOC133699023 gene encoding small ribosomal subunit protein bTHXm-like: MATVMQWCGAVARRGMVGQRSALFSTSSETSVSSGAAAMAPNLCGRGDKKTKRGKRFKGTYGNARPKKEKKIERIKDKVEVPRSTPWPLPFKLI, from the coding sequence ATGGCGACGGTGATGCAGTGGTGCGGCGCAGTAGCGAGGAGGGGGATGGTGGGTCAGAGATCAGCGTTATTCTCAACATCATCAGAAACATCAGTATCAAGCGGTGCAGCAGCGATGGCGCCAAACCTTTGTGGAAGAGGGGACAAGAAAACGAAGAGAGGGAAAAGATTTAAAGGAACGTATGGAAACGCGAGGccaaagaaggagaagaagattgaaagaattaaagatAAAGTTGAGGTGCCCAGGTCCACCCCTTGGCCTCTCCCTTTCAAgctcatttaa